In Tripterygium wilfordii isolate XIE 37 chromosome 23, ASM1340144v1, whole genome shotgun sequence, one genomic interval encodes:
- the LOC119993419 gene encoding caffeic acid 3-O-methyltransferase-like: MANSVKDDEHYSYAMQLVNSSVLPMAMHAAIELEVFEILDKAGEGAKLSCSEIAKQMPTKNPDAPMMIDRILNLLAAHSVLSCSVDDGGHGIGSPQRLYGLTPVSNYFVMNKDGVSFGRMMAFIQDKVFLDIWSQLKDAVLEGGVPFNRVHGMNIFDYAGKDSRFNQMLNTAMLSHTTIIVKEILKSYKGFEQLKRVVDIGGGLGITLSLITSKYPSIAGINFDLPHVVQHAPSYPGVEHVGGDMFVSVPKGDAIFMKWILHDWSDEHCLKLLKNCYNAIPDDGKVIIVDGILPITPEPGTTAAWRANSGRDVLMMTQSHGGKERTQQEFMALATGAGFKGIRVECFVCNFWVMEFFK; encoded by the exons ATGGCGAATTCAGTGAAAGATGATGAACATTATTCATATGCTATGCAACTAGTCAACTCATCAGTGCTACCAATGGCTATGCATGCAGCAATTGAATTGGAGGTTTTTGAGATTTTAGACAAGGCAGGTGAAGGTGCCAAATTGTCTTGCTCAGAGATTGCAAAACAGATGCCTACCAAAAACCCAGATGCTCCTATGATGATTGATAGGATTCTCAATCTTCTTGCTGCCCACTCTGTTCTTTCTTGCTCTGTTGATGATGGTGGTCATGGAATTGGATCTCCTCAAAGACTCTATGGGTTGACTCCTGTGTCTAACTACTTTGTCATGAATAAAGATGGTGTTTCATTTGGAAGAATGATGGCTTTCATTCAAGACAAAGTCTTCTTGGATATCTG GAGCCAGTTGAAAGATGCAGTCCTTGAAGGAGGAGTTCCTTTTAACCGGGTGCACGGAATGAACATCTTCGATTACGCAGGCAAGGACTCCAGGTTCAATCAAATGCTTAACACAGCAATGCTAAGCCACACAACCATAATTGTGAAAGAGATCCTTAAATCTTACAAAGGGTTTGAGCAACTCAAAAGGGTAGTTGATATTGGTGGTGGCCTTGGTATCACTTTGAGCCTAATCACCTCCAAATACCCTTCTATTGCTGGTATCAACTTTGACCTGCCTCATGTTGTACAACATGCTCCATCATATCCCG GGGTGGAACATGTTGGAGGAGACATGTTCGTCAGTGTTCCCAAAGGAGATGCCATTTTCATGAAG TGGATACTGCATGACTGGAGTGATGAACACTGCTTGAAGTTATTAAAGAACTGCTATAATGCAATTCCTGATGATGGAAAGGTGATTATTGTGGATGGAATACTTCCAATCACACCTGAGCCTGGTACTACTGCTGCTTGGAGAGCTAATTCTGGGCGTGATGTGCTAATGATGACTCAAAGCCATGGAGGAAAGGAGAGAACTCAACAAGAATTCATGGCTTTAGCTACTGGAGCTGGATTTAAGGGCATCAGAGTTGAGTGCTTTGTCTGCAACTTTTGGGTTATGGAATTTTTCAAGTAG
- the LOC119993422 gene encoding caffeic acid 3-O-methyltransferase 1-like, with amino-acid sequence MANSVKDDEHYSYAMQLVNSSVLPMALHAAIELEVFEILAKAGEGAKLSSSEIAKQMPTKNPDAPMMIDRILNLLAAHSVLACSVDDGGHGTGSPQRLYGLAPVANILVRNKDGVSLGRMMALLQDKVFLDSWSQLKDAVLEGGVPFNRMHRMQVFDYARKDSRFNQVFNTAMLNYTTVVVKEILESYKGFEQLNKVVDIGGGLGVTLSLITSKYPSIAGINFDLPHVVQHAPSYPGVEHVGGDMFVSVPTGDAIFMKWILHDWSDEHCLKLLKNCYNAIPDDGKVIIVDAILPIMPETSSAVRATSGFDVLMMIQSPGGKERTQQEFMALATGAGYKGVRFECFVCNFWVMEFIK; translated from the exons ATGGCGAATTCAGTGAAAGATGATGAGCATTATTCATATGCTATGCAACTCGTGAACTCATCAGTGCTACCAATGGCTTTGCATGCAGCAATTGAATTGGAGGTTTTTGAGATTTTAGCCAAGGCAGGTGAAGGTGCCAAATTGTCCTCTTCAGAGATTGCAAAACAAATGCCTACCAAAAACCCAGATGCTCCTATGATGATAGATAGGATTCTCAATCTTCTTGCTGCCCACTCTGTTCTTGCTTGCTCTGTTGATGATGGTGGTCATGGAACTGGATCTCCTCAAAGACTCTATGGGTTGGCTCCTGTGGCTAACATTTTGGTCAGGAATAAAGATGGTGTTTCACTTGGAAGAATGATGGCTTTGCTTCAAGACAAAGTCTTCTTGGATAGCTG GAGCCAGTTGAAAGATGCAGTCCTTGAAGGAGGAGTTCCTTTTAACCGGATGCACAGAATGCAAGTCTTCGATTACGCAAGAAAGGATTCCAGGTTCAATCAAGTGTTTAACACAGCAATGCTAAACTACACAACCGTAGTTGTGAAAGAGATTCTTGAATCTTACAAAGGGTTTGAGCAACTCAACAAGGTAGTTGATATTGGTGGTGGCCTTGGTGTAACTTTGAGCCTAATCACCTCCAAATACCCTTCCATTGCGGGTATCAATTTTGACCTGCCTCATGTTGTACAACATGCTCCATCATATCCCG GGGTGGAACATGTAGGAGGAGACATGTTTGTAAGTGTTCCCACAGGAGATGCTATTTTCATGAAG TGGATACTGCATGACTGGAGTGATGAACACTGCTTGAAGTTATTGAAGAACTGCTATAATGCAATTCCTGATGATGGAAAGGTGATTATTGTGGATGCAATACTACCAATCATGCCTGAGACTAGTTCTGCTGTGAGAGCTACTTCTGGGTTTGATGTGCTAATGATGATTCAAAGCCCTGGAGGAAAGGAGAGAACTCAACAAGAATTCATGGCTTTAGCTACTGGAGCGGGATATAAGGGCGTCAGATTTGAGTGCTTTGTCTGCAATTTTTGGGTTATGGAGTTTATTAAGTAG
- the LOC119993418 gene encoding phosphatidylinositol 3,4,5-trisphosphate 3-phosphatase and protein-tyrosine-phosphatase PTEN1-like isoform X2 produces MQSVPSFLQPNGIEIFEAGAREGWKYKLIPCPAFAAQISHPELLYSHLGIQASEEDACWWVKSVLDMRHQGHYKIFNLCIEESYDPSHFHGRVERYPFDDNHVPPLQMVKLFCESVHSWLSSDPKNIAVIHCMAGKGRTGLMVCAYLVYTGMLAEEALQLYALKRTTNNEGVSIPSQRRYVGYWANVLCFPRLIGNVPPEVNLPPACSRELRQIRLYDIVDTASVFFVVSELQKIPDQLYRPPVEVSKGCCRPIKKGYQRNNSPRYFISFVEDDEQGTKPAVEEPHVVAQMDTESSMLYKKTCLDYYFDKPIRLTGDVRAIFYEKMFGGRLFYACFNTAFIKNSLLQFSLRDLDKVGNKGRAICGSEFCLELLFGPANPSGSLVPEGDNSRDELF; encoded by the exons ATGCAATCAGTTCCATCTTTCCTCCAGCCAAATGGGATTGAAATTTTCGAAGCAGGGGCCAGGGAAGGCTGGAAATACAAGCTTATTCCATGCCCAGCATTCGCTGCTCAAATATCTCACCCAGAGCTCTTATATTCGCACTTGGGTATCCAAGCATCGGAGGAGGATGCTTGTTGGTGG GTTAAATCTGTGCTGGATATGAGGCACCAAGGGCATTACAAG ATCTTTAATTTATGCATAGAAGAATCTTATGATCCATCACATTTTCATGGCCGTGTCGAGAGATATCCTTTTGATGATAACCACGTCCCTCCTCTCCAAATGGTGAAGCTTTTTTGTGAGAGTGTGCATTCATGGTTATCAAGTGACCCAAAAAATATTGCAGTTATACATTGCATG GCAGGGAAAGGTCGTACAGGCTTGATGGTTTGTGCCTACCTTGTTTACACTGGTATGTTGGCGGAGGAGGCACTCCAGTTGTATGCACTTAAACGAACTACCAACAATGAAGGG GTATCGATACCAAGTCAACGCCGTTATGTGGGTTACTGGGCCAATGTACTTTGTTTTCCCAGGTTAATTGGTAATGTCCCTCCTGAAGTGAACTTGCCTCCAGCGTGTAGCAGAGAATTGCGGCAAATTCGACTTTATGACATAGTTGATACTGCCTCAGTCTTTTTCGTGGTATCAGAGTTGCAAAAG ATTCCTGATCAGCTATACCGTCCACCAGTGGAAGTTTCCAAGGGTTGCTGCAGACCAATTAAGAAAGGATATCAGAGAAATAACAGCCCAAGATACTTTATCTCCTTCGTTGAAGATGATGAACAAGGGACAAAACCAGCGGTAGAAGAACCACATGTTGTAGCTCAAATGGACACTGAGAGTTCCATGCTTTACAAAAAGACCTGTCTTGATTACTATTTCGATAAACCTATACGG TTGACTGGAGATGTGCGTGCAATATTCTACGAGAAAATGTTCGGAGGGCGTCTTTTCTATGCCTGCTTCAATACCGCTTTCATAAAAAATAGCTTACTGCAG TTCTCTCTGCGGGATTTGGATAAGGTTGGGAATAAAGGTAGAGCAATATGTGGGTCTGAATTCTGCTTGGAGTTGTTGTTTGGTCCTGCAAATCCTAGTGGCTCACTGGTGCCTGAAGGTGATAATTCCCGTGATGAGTTATTCTGA
- the LOC119993418 gene encoding phosphatidylinositol 3,4,5-trisphosphate 3-phosphatase and protein-tyrosine-phosphatase PTEN1-like isoform X1 has translation MGLKFSKQGPGKAGNTSLFHAQHSLLKYLTQSSYIRTWVSKHRRRMLVGGYDLDMSYITDRVLAMSFPAERMRAMYRNPLWQVKSVLDMRHQGHYKIFNLCIEESYDPSHFHGRVERYPFDDNHVPPLQMVKLFCESVHSWLSSDPKNIAVIHCMAGKGRTGLMVCAYLVYTGMLAEEALQLYALKRTTNNEGVSIPSQRRYVGYWANVLCFPRLIGNVPPEVNLPPACSRELRQIRLYDIVDTASVFFVVSELQKIPDQLYRPPVEVSKGCCRPIKKGYQRNNSPRYFISFVEDDEQGTKPAVEEPHVVAQMDTESSMLYKKTCLDYYFDKPIRLTGDVRAIFYEKMFGGRLFYACFNTAFIKNSLLQFSLRDLDKVGNKGRAICGSEFCLELLFGPANPSGSLVPEGDNSRDELF, from the exons ATGGGATTGAAATTTTCGAAGCAGGGGCCAGGGAAGGCTGGAAATACAAGCTTATTCCATGCCCAGCATTCGCTGCTCAAATATCTCACCCAGAGCTCTTATATTCGCACTTGGGTATCCAAGCATCGGAGGAGGATGCTTGTTGGTGGGTATGATCTTGACATGTCATATATTACAGATCGTGTGTTAGCAATGTCATTCCCTGCAGAACGTATGCGAGCAATGTATCGTAATCCTCTATGGCAGGTTAAATCTGTGCTGGATATGAGGCACCAAGGGCATTACAAG ATCTTTAATTTATGCATAGAAGAATCTTATGATCCATCACATTTTCATGGCCGTGTCGAGAGATATCCTTTTGATGATAACCACGTCCCTCCTCTCCAAATGGTGAAGCTTTTTTGTGAGAGTGTGCATTCATGGTTATCAAGTGACCCAAAAAATATTGCAGTTATACATTGCATG GCAGGGAAAGGTCGTACAGGCTTGATGGTTTGTGCCTACCTTGTTTACACTGGTATGTTGGCGGAGGAGGCACTCCAGTTGTATGCACTTAAACGAACTACCAACAATGAAGGG GTATCGATACCAAGTCAACGCCGTTATGTGGGTTACTGGGCCAATGTACTTTGTTTTCCCAGGTTAATTGGTAATGTCCCTCCTGAAGTGAACTTGCCTCCAGCGTGTAGCAGAGAATTGCGGCAAATTCGACTTTATGACATAGTTGATACTGCCTCAGTCTTTTTCGTGGTATCAGAGTTGCAAAAG ATTCCTGATCAGCTATACCGTCCACCAGTGGAAGTTTCCAAGGGTTGCTGCAGACCAATTAAGAAAGGATATCAGAGAAATAACAGCCCAAGATACTTTATCTCCTTCGTTGAAGATGATGAACAAGGGACAAAACCAGCGGTAGAAGAACCACATGTTGTAGCTCAAATGGACACTGAGAGTTCCATGCTTTACAAAAAGACCTGTCTTGATTACTATTTCGATAAACCTATACGG TTGACTGGAGATGTGCGTGCAATATTCTACGAGAAAATGTTCGGAGGGCGTCTTTTCTATGCCTGCTTCAATACCGCTTTCATAAAAAATAGCTTACTGCAG TTCTCTCTGCGGGATTTGGATAAGGTTGGGAATAAAGGTAGAGCAATATGTGGGTCTGAATTCTGCTTGGAGTTGTTGTTTGGTCCTGCAAATCCTAGTGGCTCACTGGTGCCTGAAGGTGATAATTCCCGTGATGAGTTATTCTGA